From the genome of Streptomyces sp. JH34:
CGGAGGTGCGGGCGGCGCGGCGGAAGCGAAGGTTGCGCATGAGACGGTTCTCCCCGTTCGAGATGATGAGTGCCCGGGGCGCCGTTTGGCGCCCTGAGGTGCGGGCGGGTGTACTGGTCGGTGACGCATGATCAGAGGCGTCACAGGAGCGCGACGACGACTGCGATGCAGACGATCAGCACTCCTGTGGCGACCACGTCGGTCAGGCTGAGTTCAGGTCGAGTACGCACAGCGGCTCCCGGGACGGGTAAGGGTGGGACGTACGGGTCGCGGGGAACGCCGCGGTGTGTCCACATCCTTTCCAGCTCCGAATTTCCGTCGCAACGGTTGCCGGGGCATGCGGGACGCTGGAACGCCTTTACCTACTCTGACCTGCGCGGACATCACTTCCCTGGAATGCCTTCCCGGGAAGGAACGGAAGGGGAACGGTCGGGGTGGGCACAGAGATCCAGGACTTCGCGGCGCTGCTCAGGGGGCTGAAGGAGCGGTCCGGTCTCAGCTACGGGGCGCTCGCCCAGAAGCTGCACATGAGCACCTCGACCGTGCACCGCTACTGCAACGGCGACGCCGTTCCCCATGACTACGCGCCGGTCGAACGCTTCGCGAGGGTCTGCCGGGCGTCCTCCGACGAACTGGTGGCACTGCACCGGAGGTGGATCCTCGCCGACGAGGCGAAGCGGCGGGGCGCGCGGAAGCCGGAAGCCGGCGGGGTCGCTGCCCCGTCCCACGTGCAGGACGGCGTTGCTCCGGATCCCGCGGATCCGGGGGCCGTCACCTCCGAGCCCGAGCAGGCCGGTCCCGACAGCTCCGCACCCCGGGCCGGCACCGAAGCGGAAGCACGGGCCGGAGCGGAGCCGAGCGCCGGAGCGGAACCACGGGCCGAAGCGGAACCGAGCGCCGAAGCGGAGCCGAGCGCCGGAGCGGAGCCGAGCGCCGGAGCGGAGCCGGAGGATGTGACGCCCGACAGGCGCCGCCCCGACGCGGTGCCCGCTCCCCGCCGCCGCACCAACCGGAAGCTGCGTGTCCTGCTCACCGCGGTCGCGGTCGTGGCCCTCACCGTCCCCGCGGCCTTCGCCATCCGCGGCCTCGGTGACGACGAGTCCTCCGACCGCGGGCGCACCGACGCGGCGCCCAGCCACGCTCCGGTCGTTCCCACCGGTCGGGCGAGTGCGAGCGCGAGCGCGAAGGAGAGCGCGAGCGCCGGGCCGTCGGCGACGCCCGGCGGCACCGCTTCCCCATCGGCCGGGGGGAGCAGCGCCCCCGCCGGCCCCTCGCCGTCCTCGGGCGGGCAGCGGAGCGGTGGTGGCGTGCCCGTGCACGCCACGATCAGCTCCTACAACTGGGAGTCGCCCTGCGGGCAGTACTACCTGCTCGACCAGGAACCCGACGACGTGCCGCCGCCGCCCGCACCCCAGGACACCCGGGGGTGGGCGCGGGCCCTCGGCGGTGTGGACGGGGGTGACATGAAGCTCGAACTCACCCTCCAGGGGAGCTCGGGCGAGGCCGTCGTGCTGAACGGACTGCACGTCCGGGTGCTGGGGCGCAACGCGGCGCTCGCCCGGTCCGCGTACTCGATGGGGAACGGCTGCGGAGGAGGCGTCACGCCGCAGACCTTCGACATCGACCTGGACGACAGCCGGCCACGTTCGAAGCCCGTCCCCGGGGAGGACGCCGGCGAGGTCGTCCCCGCGAAGGACTTCCCGTACCGGGTGAGCTCCACCGACGTCGAGGTGTTCCACCTCGACGCGCACGTGGAGGGCCACGACGTGACCTGGTACCTGGAGCTGGAGTGGACCAGCGGCGGCAGGAGCGGAACCCTGCGCATCGACGACGGGGGCGAGCCGTTCCGGACGAGCAGCCTCACGGCCCGGCCGGAGTACTACTACCGCGCGGACACGGCCCAGTGGGTGCCCGCGGAGAACTGACGGCGGTGCCGGGGCGCGTCGCCGTTCCGTGACAGCCGCGCGGGGTGGCGTACGTCACGCGGCGGGACTGTCACACGGGGCGGGGCGCCGACGTCTGGTGTTCGTCCAGTGCAACAGCGACACCACAGTGAGGACGACGTCATGGACGCACGGTTCGACATCTTCGAGAACGAGACCGGCCTCAGGTTCGTCAAGCGGTTCGCGGGCGCGGGCCTGGTGATCCAGCAGTCGGCGCTGCCGAAGTCCACGCAGGAGCTGGTCTCGCTGCGTGCCAGCCAGATCAACGGCTGCGGGCACTGCATCGACATGCACGTCAAGGAGGCGGCGGCCGCGGGCGAGAGCGCGGTCCGGCTCCATCTGGTCGCCGCGTGGCGTGAGTCCACCGTCTTCACCGAGGCGGAGCAGGCCGCGCTGGCGCTCGCGGAGGAGGGCACCCGGCTCGCCGACGCCCACCAGGGGGTGTCCGACGAGACCTGGGACCTGGTGCGCGAGCACTACGACGACGACCAGACCGTGGCGCTGGTCTCGCTGGTCGCCCTGATCAACGCGGCCAACCGGCTGGCCGTCATCCTGCACCAGCGGGGTGGTTCGTACGAGGCGGGCATGTTCGCGGACGCGCTCGGCTGAACGCGGAACGGCATCGCCCGTGCGGGACGTGGTCCCGCACGGGCGATCCGTGCTGCTGTCCCCGGCCCGGCGCCGTGGGTGATCAGAGGCGCTCGGGCGTCCTGATGCCGAGCAGCTTCATGCCCTGGTGCAGGGTGCGGGCGGTGAGCTCGACGAGGAACAGCCGGTTCTCGACGACCTCCGCCGGATTCTCGTCGCTCAGCACCTGGCACTGGTCGTAGAACGTGGTGAGGTGCGAGGCCAGCTGGTAGAGGTACGCGGCCAGCTTGTGGGGCTCGTACCCCTCGGCCACCTCCTCCAGGACCGCGCCGAACTGGTCCAGGTGCAGGCCGAGCGCACGCTCCGCCGGGGCCAGCTCCAGCTCCGGGTGCGCGGCGGGCTTCGCGTCGCCCGCCTTGCGCAGGATGGAGCGGATCCGGGCGTAGGCGTACTGGAGGTACACCGACGTGTCGCCGTTCAGCGACACCATCTGGTCCAGGTCGAACTTGTAGTCCCGCACGGCGGAGGTCGACAGGTCGGCGTACTTCACGGCGCCGACGCCGACGTACCGGCCGTTCTCGACGATCTCCTCCTCGGTCAGGCCCACCTTCTCGGCCTTCTCCCGGACCACGGCGGTGGCCCGCTCGACGGCCTCGTCCAGCAGGTCCTCCAGCCGGACGGTGGTGCCCTCACGGGTCTTGAACGGCTTGCCGTCCTTGCCGAGGACGGTGCCGAAGGCCAGCTGGTGCGCCTTGACGCCGTCGTTCAGCCAGCCGGCGCGGCGGGCCGTCTCGAAGACCATCTTGAAGTGCAGGGACTGCCGGGCGTCGACGACGTAGAGGAGGGTGTCGGCCTTGAGGTCCTGCACCCGGTCGCGGATCGCGGAGAGGTCGGTGGCCGCGTAGCCGTAGCCGCCGTTGGTCTTCTTGACGATCAGCGGGACCGGGTTGCCGTCCGGGCCCTTCACGTCGTCGAAGAACACGCAGAGCGCGCCCTCGGAGCGGACGGCGACGCCCGTCTCCTCCAGGATCCGGCAGGTCTCCTCGAGCATGTCGTTGTAGCCCGACTCGCCGACGATGTCGGGGTCGGCGATCTCCATGTCGAGCTTGTCGAAGACCGAGTAGAAGTAGATCTTCGACTCGTCGACGAAGCGCTGCCAGTGCGCGAGCGTCTCCGGCTCACCGGCCTGGAGGGCCACGACGCGGTCACGGGAGCGGGCCTTGAACTCCTCGTCGGAGTCGAACAGGACCCGCGACGCCTTGTAGACGCGGTTCAGCGACGACATCGCGGCTTCGCCGTCCGCCTTGTCGCCCTCGTGCTTCAGCTCGTCCGGGTGCTCGAAGAGGTACTGGATGAGCATGCCGAACTGGGTGCCCCAGTCGCCGATGTGGTGGCGCCGGACGACGTTCTCGCCGGTGAACTCGAGGATCTGGACCATCGCGTCCCCGATGACCGCGGACCGCAGGTGGCCGACGTGCATCTCCTTGGCCACGTTCGGCTGGGCGTAGTCGATCACGGTCGTGCCCGGCGTGGACTTCGGCGGGACGCCGAGCCGGTCGCCGTCGGCGGCCCGCGCGGCGAGCGTGCCGATGATCGCCCGGTCGGTGAGCGTGATGTTCAGGAAGCCGGGGCCGGACACCTCGATGTCCTTGATCAGGTCACCGGCCGGGAGGGCCGCCGTGACCTGGGAGGCCAGCTCGCGCGGGTTTCCCTTGAGCTTCTTGGCGAGCGCGAGGATCCCGTTGGCCTGGAAGTCGGCCCGGTCGCTTCGTCGCAGCAGCGGGTCCGCGGTGCCTGCTTCCGGCAGTGCTGCCGTCAGGGCGTCCGCGAGCTGCTGCTGGAGCGTGGAAGCGAGGGAAGGGACCGAAGCCATGAGCGGCTGCCGTTTCGGTAGAGGACAAGGGATCACCCCAGTATCCCACGGGGCGTAAAGCCGTTTTCGCGCTGCGGTCGGTACCTGGGAGAATGGGGGTGCCCCTAGTGGGCGTCCCCTACGAGTCCTACACGAGAGAAGGACGTGCCGACCGTGGCTTCGAGTCAGAGCAGCACCGAGACCGACTGGGTCTCCCGCTTCGCGGACGATGTCATCGCCGAATCGGAGCGACGTGCGCCTGGCAAACCGGTCGTCGTCGCGTCCGGCCTCTCCCCGTCGGGCCCGATCCACCTGGGCAACCTCCGCGAGGTCATGACCCCGCACCTCGTCGCCGACGAGATCCGCCGCCGCGGTCACACCGTGCGCCACCTGATCTCCTGGGACGACTACGACCGCTACCGCAAGGTGCCGAACGGCGTCGAGGGCGTCGACGACTCCTGGCAGGCGCACATCGGCAAGCCGCTGACGTCGGTGCCCGCCCCGGCCGGGTCGGCGTACCCGAACTGGGCCGAGCACTTCAAGGCCGCCATGACCGAGGCGCTGGACGAGCTGGGCGTCGAGTACGACGGGATCAGCCAGACCGAGCAGTACCTCGCGGGCACCTACCGCGAGCAGATCCTGCACGCGATGAGGCACCGCGCCGACATCGACGCCGTCCTGGACCGCTACCGCACCAAGAAGGACGGCGCTGCGGGCGCGAAGGGCAAGAAGCCGCAGCAGAAGAAGGCCGACGAGGCAGAGCTGGAGGCCGCGGAGGGTTCGGGCGCGGCGGACGAGGACGACGGCAGCTCCGGCTCCGCCGGCTACTTCCCGTACAAGCCGTACTGCGGCAACTGCGAGAAGGACCTCACCGTCGTCACCTCCTACGACGACGACACGACCGAGCTGAACTACACGTGCTCGGCCTGCGGTTTCGCCGAGACGGTCCGGCTGAACGAGTTCAACCGCGGCAAGCTGGTCTGGAAGGTCGACTGGCCGATGCGCTGGGCCTACGAGGGCGTGATCTTCGAGCCCAGCGGCGTGGACCACTCCTCGCCGGGCTCCTCGTTCGTCGTCGGCGGCCAGATCGTGCGCGAGATCTTCGACGGTGTCCAGCCGATCGGGCCGATGTACGCGTTCGTCGGGATCTCCGGCATGGCGAAGATGTCCTCCAGCAAGGGCGGCGTGCCGACCCCGGCCGACGCGCTGAAGATCATGGAGGCGCCGCTGCTGCGCTGGCTGTACGCGCGCCGCAGGCCGAACCAGTCCTTCAAGATCGCCTTCGACCAGGAGATCCAGCGGCTCTACGACGAGTGGGACTCGCTGGCCCGCAAGGTCGCCGACGGCACGGTGCTCCCCGCCGACGCCGCCGCCTACGCCCGGGCCGTCGGCACGGCCGCCGGGGAGCTGCCCAGCACCCCCCACCCGCTGCCGTACCGCACGCTCGCGTCGGTCGCCGACATCACCGCGGGCGCGGAGGACCAGACGCTGCGCATCCTCAGCGAGCTCGACCCCTCGAGCCCGCTGACCTCGCTCGACGAGGCACGGCCCCGCCTCGACCGTGCCGAGAGCTGGATCACCACCCAGGTGCCCGCCGAGGCCCGCACCATCGTGCGCGACGAGCCGGACAAGGAACTGCTCGGCTCCCTGGACGAGCAGGGCCGCGAGTCGCTGCGGCTGCTGCTGGAAGGGCTCGACACGCACTGGTCGCTGGACGGGCTGACCACGCTCGTCTACGGCGTACCGAAGGTGCTGGAGGGCCTGGCGCCGGACGCCAAGCCGACGCCGGAGCTGAAGGTGGCCCAGCGCTCCTTCTTCGCGCTGCTGTACCGGCTGCTCGTCGGCCGTGACACCGGGCCGCGCCTGCCCACGCTCCTCCTCGCGGTCGGGGCGGACCGGGTGCGGACGCTGCTCGGCGCGTAGTCGCTCCTGAAGTGAGAACGGGCGGGCCGCTCAGCGGCCCGCCCGTTTCGTCTGTCCGTTTCCGCTCTACGCGATGTGGTCGGCGGCCATCTCGTTGTCGAAGCGCTGCTTGAAGCCGGGCAGCAGCTTGCGCAGCAGAGCGGCGCTGTGCGGGTGGCGGACGTTGTGACCGTCCGAGAGGTGGATGTCGAGCACCTCGGCGCTCGGGTAGTCCTGGTGCTGATGCGTGTACTCCGTGAACACGTCGTACGCGATCTCGCCGAACTCGATCTCGGTCTGTGCCCATTCGGCCTGGCCGGCCTCCTGCTGCACCGGCTCCGTCTGCCGCTGGTTCTCCGGCTGCTCGTGCGGCTGCCCCTGCTCGGGCTCCGCGGCTCGGGGGTGCGGGAACGCTCCGATCGTGCCCACGTTGCCGAGCGGGCGGGTCCGGCCGGGGACGCCCGAGGGGACCATCACGGGGCTGGAGTCCGTGCCCTCGTCGTACTCGGGGTCGTACCCGCCTTCGTACGCCTCGTCCTTGGGCGCCGCGAACCACGGGCTGTTGTGCGAGCCGGGGCCCTCCTGCGGGTACTGCTGCTCGAACTCGTCCTGCTGGACGAAGCGGTCCTGCTGTTCGTACTCGTCCTGCCGGTCGTACTCGTCCTGCTGGTACCGGTGGGGCCGGTCCTGCCGGGGGGCGTGCTCCTGCTCGCCCTGGGGCTGCGGGGCGTAGGGGAGTTGGGGGTGCTGCCCGGACTCCACGGCTGCCGGGACCGGCGGCAGCAGGGCCGGCTCGATGCCCGCCGCGGCGAGGCCGGCGGGGGCGGTCTCGGCGAGCGGGACGCCGTACTTCGCCAGGCGCAGCGGCATCATCGACTCGACGGGCGCCTTGCGGCGCCAGTTGCGGCCGAAGCGCGCCTGGAGGCGGGCCTGGTAGATCAGCCGGTCCTGTTCGAGCTTGATGACCTGCTCGTAACTGCGCAGCTCCCACAGCTTCATCCGGCGCCACAGCTTGAAGGTGGGGACGGGGGAGAGCAGCCAGCGGGTGAGGCGGACACCCTCCATGTGCTTGTCGGCCGTGATGTCCGCGATCCGGCCCACGGCGTGCCGTGCGGCCTCCACGGCGACGACGAACAGGATCGGGATCACCGCGTGCATCCCGGTGCCCAGCGGGTCGGGCCAGGCCGCCGCGCCGTTGAAGGCGATCGTCGCCGCGGTCAGCAGCCACGCGGTCTGACGCAGCAGCGGGAACGGGATGCGCATCCACGTCAGCAGCAGGTCCAGTGCGAGCAGGACGCAGATGCCCGCGTCGATGCCGATCGGGAAGACCACCGAGAACTCGCCGAAGCCCTTTTCCTCCGCGAGTTCGCGCACGGCGGCGTACGAGCCCGCGAAACCGATCGCGGCGATGAGCACGGCGCCGGCGACGACCACCCCGATGAGCACGCGGTGTGTGCGTGTCAGCTGCATTGCGGCCACCCGCGATCCCCTCCCGACTTCGATGGACCGGGTCCAGTTCGGCACCCGGCGCGGGCACAGCCTGGCACATGCCCGCCGGGCGTGCTGCGTGGGGAGGGGCCGAAGCCCGGTGCTCGTGGGAGCACCGGGCTTCGGTGAGGCGCCTGTGGGCAGGAGTGTTCGCGTTCCGCCCGAGGTCAGATCACGACTTGTCGTCGGCCTTGGCCGAGGACGATGCCGATGCCTTGGACGACGGCGAGGCCGGCGCCTTGGAGGACGGCGTGGCCGAGGACTTCTCCGTGTCGCCGGTGGCGCCGACCGCGGCGACGGCCTCCTTGGCGGCCTTCTGCGCGCCCTTCAGGATGTCGGCGGCGGCAGGCGTCTTGGCGCCCGCGAACCCGGCCCCGTTGTAGGTGACGCTGACGACGACGTTGCCGGTGCGGGCGACCACCGTCGCGTACTCGAAGTCCTCCTTGGACTTCGTGAGGCCGTAGGTCACGGAGGTGGCCTGCTCGCCGAGACCGGTCGCGGGCTTGGCGGCCGCCTTCTCGGCGCCCTCGGTCGCCTGGGCCTTCGCGACCTGCTTCGTGTACTCGTCCGTCGCGCGCTTGGCGCCGCTGCCCAGGGACTGGTCCGAGTCGAAGCGGGTGTAGCCGACGTCGAGCCAGCGGTACTGGGAGCCCTTGACGCCGTTGTCGTCGAGGCCGTTCCAGGAGCAGCCGCCGCGGGTCGCGGTGTCGCTGGACTTGCCTGTCGTGCCGCCCTTGTTCTTCGCCTTCGGGACCAGGTCCTCGATCGTCTTCTTGCCGAGCGACGCGCAGGCGTCGGGCAGTTCGGTGAACTTCGCGGGCTCGACGGTGGGCTCGGTCTTCTTCGCGCTCGGGGAGTTCGAGGCGCCCGAGCCCGAGTCCTTCGCGTCGCCGGAGTCCGACGAGCAGCCGGCGACGACGAGCATCACCGGGACGGCGGCGCAGGCGAGTATGCGGGACAGTCGCGGGGCTGATCGGTGCATGGTTCCTTCACTCGGACGGCACGGCGGTGTCGGTCGTGCGGGCGGTCGGGCGGTGAGTCGGTCGGGCGGTACGTCGGTCGGGGGCCACGGTACGACGGACCGCGACCGGATGCCGCCTTCGTGCGGATCCCCCGGAGGGAGCCGTGGCACCCCTCGGGGGACCGCCGCGGTCCGTTCAGTCGCTGAGGGTGTCGGCCAGATTCCGCGCCAGGGCCTGGGCCTTCTCCTGCAGTTCCCTGCTGTCGGGCACCTCGGTGACGCGGGCCGGCTGCTCGGTGTACTGGACGGTCACGATGACGTTCGATGTGCGGAATACCACGCTCACGGTGCGGTGCTGGGCGGTGGAACCCGCCCGGGTGAGCTCATCGTCCAGGTACGCGGCGTCCCCGAGTCCGTCGAGCAGCCGCGGCCGGAGATCCGCGTCCGGGCCGGTGCCCGTGCTGCTGCCGGACGGGGCGGCGGAGGGCGTGGCGGAGGAGGAGCCGCTCGGGGAGCCGGACGGCGTGCCGCCGGCCGGCTTGGAGGCCGGTCCGCCGGGCGTCTCGCTGGGGGTGACGCCGGACGGAGCGGGGAGCGCGGCAGCCTCCTGCTTCTTCGCGTACACGTCCCGGGCGCGGTCGTCGTCGCTCACCGCGGGGTCGTACGACACGACGCGCTCGAAGTCGATGGACAGGTTCCGGGAGGCGTCCTGGGCGTCCGACTTCCAGCGGCAGCCGACCTTGCGGTCCGTGTCGTAGGTGACGGTGGCGGTGCCCTCGTACACCTTGTCCTGCTGCTCCCCGGGCAGCGTGGCGGTGCCCGGCAGCAGGTCCCGGAGGGTGGAACGCGGTACGGCACGGCAGGATTCGGGCAGCGTCCGGTACTTCCCGGGAGGCGCGGCCGTGACCGTCGGGCTGCCGGGCTTGCTGTCGGCGGCGGGGTCGTCGGCGTCGGAGCCGGCGCTGCAGCCGGCGACGAGCGCTGCGAGAAGCGCGACGCCGGGTACGTACGCCATGTGTCGCACGGTCCCAGGCTCCCTTCGGTACGAAAACGGGTTGCCGCTCGATGGCGGCCGATGGACACAATGTGTATCGCACGCGCCGCTGTGAATGCCGGTCGGCCGACCTTTATGCCGACCTCGGCACCGGTTTTGCGCTTTCAGTCTTTTTCGGGGGAATCGAGGGGTTATGTCATATGTAGAGGTACCGGGTGCGCAGGTTCCCATCCGTATGTGGGCGGATCCGGCGTCGGTCGAGGACGTCGCGATGCAGCAGTTGCGGAACGTGTCCACGCTGCCCTGGATCAAGGGTCTCGCCGTCATGCCGGACGTCCACTTCGGCAAGGGAGCGACCGTCGGTTCGGTGATCGCGATGCACGGCGCGGTCTGCCCGGCAGCGGTGGGCGTGGACATCGGCTGCGGGATGTCGGCAGTGAAGACGTCGCTCACGGCCAACGACCTGCCGGGAGACCTCTCGCGGCTCCGGTCGAAGATCGAGCAGGCGATTCCGGTGGGCCGGGGGATGCACGACACCACCGTCGACCCGGGGAAGCTCCACGGCTTCCCGACCTCCGGCTGGGACGACTTCTGGTCGCGGTTCGACGGGATCGCCGACGCGGTCAAGTTCCGGCAGGACCGGGCCACCAAGCAGATGGGGACGCTCGGGAGCGGGAACCACTTCATCGAGTTCTGCCTCGACGAGGCGGGATCGGTGTGGCTGATGCTGCACTCCGGCTCCCGGAACATCGGCAAGGAGCTCGCCGACTTCCACATCGGGCAGGCCCAGAAGCTTCCGCACAACCAGGGCCTCGTCGACCGTGACCTGGCGGTCTTCATCGCGGACACCCCGCAGATGGCGGCCTACCGCAACGACCTGTTCTGGGCCCAGGAGTACGCGAAGTACAACCGTTCGATCATGATGGGGCTCTTCCAGGACGTGGTCCGGAAGGAGTTCAAGAAGGCCCGGGTCATGTTCGAGCCGGTCATCTCCTGCCACCACAACTACGTGTCGGAGGAGCGGTACGACGGCATGGACCTGCTGGTCACCCGGAAGGGAGCGATCCGCGCCGGCTCGGGGGAGTTCGGGATCATCCCCGGTTCCATGGGGACCGGCTCGTACATCGTGAAGGGGCTGGGGAACGCGAAGTCGTTCAACTCCGCCTCGCACGGCGCGGGCCGGCGGATGAGCAGGAACGCGGCGAAGCGGAGGTTCTCGACGCAGGACCTGGAGGACCAGACGCGGGGCGTGGAGTGCCGCAAGGACTCCGGCGTGGTGGACGAGATCCCGGCGGCGTACAAGCCGATCGAGCAGGTCATCGATCAGCAGCGGGATCTGGTCGAGGTCGTCGCGAAGCTCAAGCAGGTCGTGTGCGTGAAGGGCTGAGGCCGGTCGCCTCACCCGGACGGCGGGCACCGTCCGGAGGTCAGGCCCCGGACCCCTGCGGCGGGGGTCCGGGGCTCGCCTCGGCCGTCGGCCTCAGAGCGTGCGGTGGACCTTGGAGTTGGAGGCCTGGGCGCGGGGCCGGACCACCAGGAGGTCGATGTTGACGTGGCTGGGGCGGGTGACGGCCCAGGTGATCGTGTCGGCCACGTCGTCGGCGGAGAGCGGGGCGTCGACGCCCGCGTAGATCTTGGCGGCCTTCTCCGTGTCGCCGCGGAAGCGGGTGGTGGCGAACTCGTCGGTCTTGACCATGCCGGGCGCGACCTCGATCACGCGGACCGGGGTTCCGACGATCTCCAGGCGGAGGGTCTCCGCCAGCACGTGCTCGCCGTGCTTGGCGGCGACGTAACCGCCGCCGCCCTCGTAGGTGGAGAGGCCGGCCGTCGAGGAGAGGATCACGACGGTGCCGTCCCCGCTCGCGGTCAGGGCGGGGAGCAGGGCCTGGGTGACGTTGAGCGTGCCGATGACGTTGGTCTCGTACATCTGGCGCCAGTCGGCCGGATCGCCCGTGGCGACGGGGTCGGCGCCCAGTGCGCCGCCCGCGTTGTTGACGAGGACGGCCAGGGAGCGGAACGCCGTGGCGAACTCGTCGACCGCCGCGCGGTCGGTGACGTCCAGGGCGTACGCCGTCGCCTTGTGCCCGGCCTCGGTGAGCTCGGCGGCCAGTGTCTCGATGCGGTCCTTGCGGCGTGCGGTGAGCACCACGCGGTATCCGGCGGCGGCCAGCTGCCTGGCGGTCGCGGCACCGATGCCGCTGCTCGCGCCGGTGATGACGGCGATGGGGGTGGCGGCCATGCGAACTCCTCGGACAGCTGATCGGTACGGGGCCAGGATAGGCGGGCGCTCCGGGGGCGGGCTCAGTGGTTTCGGGGGGCGTACATGATCAAAGCCATGCCGGCCAGGCAGATCAGCGCGCCGGTCACGTCCCAGCGGTCCGGGCGGTAACCGTCGGCGACCATGCCCCAGGCGATCGAACCGGCGACGAACACCCCGCCGTACGCCGCGAGGATGCGGCCGAAGTCACCGTCCGGCTGGAGCGTGGCCACGAATCCGTAGGCCCCGAGAGCGATGACGCCCGCTCCGATCCAGATCCATCCCCGGTGCTCGCGTACGCCCTGCCAGACGAGCCAGGCACCTCCGATCTCGAAGAGCGCGGCTACGACGAAGAGTGCGATGGAGCGGGCGACGAGCATGGGCCCAGCGTGTCATGAGGGTGCGCGGCCACCGGTGGGAGGGAACCGGTAGGACGACCCGGGCCCGGGGCGGTGTCCGTGCGGCGGCGTCCGCGGGAGAGGGCCGGCGAACGGTTCCGGCGGTGACGGTGGGCCGTGCGGGTGGGGGAGCGTGGCGAACCCGTCATCGAGCAGGGGCGATTGCCGGTCATCGGTATGTTCCGCGCATGCGAGTGACGCGAGGAGTCCGGAAGGTGGCCGCCGTCGCGGCGGTCGCGGTGGTCGTGGTGCTGGGTCCGGGGCTGTCCGCCGTGGCCGAGCCGGCACCCAGGGGGTTCGCCCCGGAGGCCGACGTGGCCCATCACGGCCGCGTCTCGCTCCGGGAGGAGCGGATCGAGGTCCGGCTGCGGACGGGGAACCGGGGGCCGTCGCCGCTCGCCGACGCGACGGTGCGACTGCGCTTCTCCGCCCCGCTCGCCGTCGGACAGCTGTTGCCCCAGGGCTGCCTGCGCAGCGGCAGCCGGACGGTGCTGTGCGGGACCGGCCCGCTGGGCGTGTCCGGGGAGGCGCGCCGCACCGCTCTCGGGCTGCGTCTGACGGGACGGCCGGCCGAGGTCGCGGTGCGGGTGGACACCGTGTGGAACGGCGGTGCCAGCGACCGGAACCGGCGCAACGACACGCATGAGGTGCTGGTGCTTTCCACGGGTGACGCGTACGTCTTCTGAGGCGCCGTCCGCCCGCGCCCGTCAGCCCGGTCCGCCCGCGCCGTCCCAGGCGGTCGGCGTCCGGTCCCCCCGACCCGCCGAACTCGCGTACGGCGTCCTCCACGACGGCTTCCAGCCGGGCGTGGTGGGCGCCCCGCCAGTACACCCGTCCACAGGCGGCGCACTGCGCGAACACGTCGTAGGACGCCTGCGTGCCCTGCTCCAGCTGAGAGCTCACCGATTCCTTGTCGGCCGCTGTCAGCTCCCCGTTGCAGGCCGTGCAGCGTGTCCACGGAGCGAGCACGGGGGCGAAGCGGCCCAGCACGTCCCGGAGCTGATCGTCCGGCCGGTCGCTGTAGACGTAGGCCCCCGC
Proteins encoded in this window:
- a CDS encoding transcriptional regulator, encoding MGTEIQDFAALLRGLKERSGLSYGALAQKLHMSTSTVHRYCNGDAVPHDYAPVERFARVCRASSDELVALHRRWILADEAKRRGARKPEAGGVAAPSHVQDGVAPDPADPGAVTSEPEQAGPDSSAPRAGTEAEARAGAEPSAGAEPRAEAEPSAEAEPSAGAEPSAGAEPEDVTPDRRRPDAVPAPRRRTNRKLRVLLTAVAVVALTVPAAFAIRGLGDDESSDRGRTDAAPSHAPVVPTGRASASASAKESASAGPSATPGGTASPSAGGSSAPAGPSPSSGGQRSGGGVPVHATISSYNWESPCGQYYLLDQEPDDVPPPPAPQDTRGWARALGGVDGGDMKLELTLQGSSGEAVVLNGLHVRVLGRNAALARSAYSMGNGCGGGVTPQTFDIDLDDSRPRSKPVPGEDAGEVVPAKDFPYRVSSTDVEVFHLDAHVEGHDVTWYLELEWTSGGRSGTLRIDDGGEPFRTSSLTARPEYYYRADTAQWVPAEN
- a CDS encoding carboxymuconolactone decarboxylase family protein, encoding MDARFDIFENETGLRFVKRFAGAGLVIQQSALPKSTQELVSLRASQINGCGHCIDMHVKEAAAAGESAVRLHLVAAWRESTVFTEAEQAALALAEEGTRLADAHQGVSDETWDLVREHYDDDQTVALVSLVALINAANRLAVILHQRGGSYEAGMFADALG
- the argS gene encoding arginine--tRNA ligase; the protein is MASVPSLASTLQQQLADALTAALPEAGTADPLLRRSDRADFQANGILALAKKLKGNPRELASQVTAALPAGDLIKDIEVSGPGFLNITLTDRAIIGTLAARAADGDRLGVPPKSTPGTTVIDYAQPNVAKEMHVGHLRSAVIGDAMVQILEFTGENVVRRHHIGDWGTQFGMLIQYLFEHPDELKHEGDKADGEAAMSSLNRVYKASRVLFDSDEEFKARSRDRVVALQAGEPETLAHWQRFVDESKIYFYSVFDKLDMEIADPDIVGESGYNDMLEETCRILEETGVAVRSEGALCVFFDDVKGPDGNPVPLIVKKTNGGYGYAATDLSAIRDRVQDLKADTLLYVVDARQSLHFKMVFETARRAGWLNDGVKAHQLAFGTVLGKDGKPFKTREGTTVRLEDLLDEAVERATAVVREKAEKVGLTEEEIVENGRYVGVGAVKYADLSTSAVRDYKFDLDQMVSLNGDTSVYLQYAYARIRSILRKAGDAKPAAHPELELAPAERALGLHLDQFGAVLEEVAEGYEPHKLAAYLYQLASHLTTFYDQCQVLSDENPAEVVENRLFLVELTARTLHQGMKLLGIRTPERL
- the lysS gene encoding lysine--tRNA ligase, which encodes MPTVASSQSSTETDWVSRFADDVIAESERRAPGKPVVVASGLSPSGPIHLGNLREVMTPHLVADEIRRRGHTVRHLISWDDYDRYRKVPNGVEGVDDSWQAHIGKPLTSVPAPAGSAYPNWAEHFKAAMTEALDELGVEYDGISQTEQYLAGTYREQILHAMRHRADIDAVLDRYRTKKDGAAGAKGKKPQQKKADEAELEAAEGSGAADEDDGSSGSAGYFPYKPYCGNCEKDLTVVTSYDDDTTELNYTCSACGFAETVRLNEFNRGKLVWKVDWPMRWAYEGVIFEPSGVDHSSPGSSFVVGGQIVREIFDGVQPIGPMYAFVGISGMAKMSSSKGGVPTPADALKIMEAPLLRWLYARRRPNQSFKIAFDQEIQRLYDEWDSLARKVADGTVLPADAAAYARAVGTAAGELPSTPHPLPYRTLASVADITAGAEDQTLRILSELDPSSPLTSLDEARPRLDRAESWITTQVPAEARTIVRDEPDKELLGSLDEQGRESLRLLLEGLDTHWSLDGLTTLVYGVPKVLEGLAPDAKPTPELKVAQRSFFALLYRLLVGRDTGPRLPTLLLAVGADRVRTLLGA
- a CDS encoding DUF2637 domain-containing protein → MAAMQLTRTHRVLIGVVVAGAVLIAAIGFAGSYAAVRELAEEKGFGEFSVVFPIGIDAGICVLLALDLLLTWMRIPFPLLRQTAWLLTAATIAFNGAAAWPDPLGTGMHAVIPILFVVAVEAARHAVGRIADITADKHMEGVRLTRWLLSPVPTFKLWRRMKLWELRSYEQVIKLEQDRLIYQARLQARFGRNWRRKAPVESMMPLRLAKYGVPLAETAPAGLAAAGIEPALLPPVPAAVESGQHPQLPYAPQPQGEQEHAPRQDRPHRYQQDEYDRQDEYEQQDRFVQQDEFEQQYPQEGPGSHNSPWFAAPKDEAYEGGYDPEYDEGTDSSPVMVPSGVPGRTRPLGNVGTIGAFPHPRAAEPEQGQPHEQPENQRQTEPVQQEAGQAEWAQTEIEFGEIAYDVFTEYTHQHQDYPSAEVLDIHLSDGHNVRHPHSAALLRKLLPGFKQRFDNEMAADHIA